The following DNA comes from Verrucomicrobiales bacterium.
GAGTATAGCGCGGTTGATTGTTGTCATTTGCATGGAGGCTTGGATTTTCGCATGGGTTAGAGCAGCAGCGGCTCAGGTTTCAACAGAACCTCGAATCGCCGTTCGGCAGGGGGACACCCTATCGGGACTTATTGAAAAGCACTATCGCATCAAAGCCTTTTCGGGAAAAGACTACGACACACTAGAGAAGGAGATACTCCAATTAAATGGTCTAAAGCGCCCTGAAGATCTAAGAGCAGGCTCAGGCTTGATTTTCCACATGCCACCAACGAATGGAGTCCAGGCGCCCTCGCGGGAGGCAAAGTCTACTAGGGAGGGACTTTACACGGTTAGAGTCAGGACAAGTGGACTCTATTCCGAAACTTTAGAGAGCCAAGCGAGGCTCTCAACTTTGGCTCGCCTCGTTGCGCCAACGCTTATCGAAACCAAGCCCAAGGAGACCATCTCTGGAATATTAAACCGTCGATTCAACGTGGGCACCCTCCATAAGAAATCTGCTAGAGTGATCGAGCGTGAAATCCTGAGATTGAACAAGATTCAAAAACCAGAATTATTGAAGGAAGGACAATGTCTTATACCGTCACTGCCCCCCAGAGTTCGATCCGGAGCTTTGACGTTCACGCAGCAAGGTCATGTTTCGTTTTCAGGGATCGTGGAACCAGATCTAGAGCCAGGAGGCGCAAAAATCGCATTTAGTACGATTAGCGCTATTGAAAGCACAACTGCCCCTTCTGAGAGTAGTCAGATCGATCTTACTGTCAACATGACCGAGGCCTTGCGTTATTCTCTGTCATCACAGGCTGAAAATGTTGATGTCGCAGCTGGCCCGCTACCTATCAAACTCGCAGGAGCAACAACTCCTTCCTCAGAATACAAAGCGATCTTGAGCGAGTCTGAACGGTCCGCCATGTTGAAAGCTTTAGCCGCACGCGCCAAAGCACGGAGAGGAACCGTATATGTTCACGATACAGGATGGCCGAGTGGGGATGATTATACGAACTCGTTACGCCATCTATGGAAAGTGTTAGATTATGTTTGGGTAAACGGGCTGCGGCAAACGCCCCCATCGCGCAGGCCTATGAGTGCTTTTCGTGACCCAACGAATCCTCATTGTCAGTGGATTTCCGCCGCACTCCAGGAATTTGAAACACTCGATCCATCGAACTCTGTTGAGGTTGTGTATTTACCCCTCATCAATGAACAGGGGGCTGATTCATTGCTTATCGAAATGATTCAACTTAGCTTATTACTGGGCGATTCCTCCACCCAAGCTCCACTACACAAGACAACCAAAGCTCTAATCAAGCAAAGGTTTGAGAAGGCTGAGGCAATAGTCCGCGCGTTGCCGAAAACGTGGAATGGAAACCTAATCGATTCAGACATCGCTGTTGTGAAAGCGCCTTTCGACCTTCTCGACTATTATGGACGCTCGAACAAGATTTTCTTTGCCATCAACCATTCCTGGACGACTCCTCACAATGATCTGAAGCTCCTATTCCCTGCTCCGATGAATGGGGTCTTAGTCGCTGCCGCAGGCAATGAAAGTCCAAAATACAATGCGTTCGATCACCGGACGCGACAAAGTTTTGTTTACAGGTCATATGCCTACCCAGACACAATAGGCGTTTTGAATGTGAAACGTGATGGTCACCTAGACCCGACTTCCTCTGACCTCTACGCAGATCGTATGGAAGACTCCATGGTGGTAGGGTTGGACGGAGATGTCACCGGGGACGTCACGGGCACAAGTTTTTCCGCACCCCGTTTTGCGTGGTTACTAGCACTGACTGAATCGCGCCGCAGGAACGAGATCGATGCCCTTGTTTGGTGCAAATGCGTCAGAACGCTCATTTTGAAATCCAGAGAAAGCCCGAGTAAAAAATTCTTGCTAAGTATGAGCGACTACCTTTTGAATAGCGAAAAGGATTTTTGAACTATGAAAAAGGGGACTACAGGTTTTGTAGTGCTGGGATTGCTATTGTTGTGCGGATGTCAGGACGACGCTCGCAAAATTTGGAGGGAGGGAATCAAGAAATGTGCTCAGAGTGATCTGCTAGGTTCGGGCATTCTTTACTTAGGCCCTTCGACTCGTCTAGGCCCGGGAACGATATTTCAAAGACTTTCTGACGGCGGTTTGCTTCCTAGTCACTTGGCTTCCGAATACATTAAAGATCAGAGTGGGGTTTTGGACCCTGGAGCACCTTTTACCTGTGCTGCCCACAAGGAGGCGAAGTCAAAAGTTTCTGGCAAGTTGGACTTATCCAAACTGCTCTCCTCCGATGCGAG
Coding sequences within:
- a CDS encoding LysM peptidoglycan-binding domain-containing protein, whose protein sequence is MDKPWSIARLIVVICMEAWIFAWVRAAAAQVSTEPRIAVRQGDTLSGLIEKHYRIKAFSGKDYDTLEKEILQLNGLKRPEDLRAGSGLIFHMPPTNGVQAPSREAKSTREGLYTVRVRTSGLYSETLESQARLSTLARLVAPTLIETKPKETISGILNRRFNVGTLHKKSARVIEREILRLNKIQKPELLKEGQCLIPSLPPRVRSGALTFTQQGHVSFSGIVEPDLEPGGAKIAFSTISAIESTTAPSESSQIDLTVNMTEALRYSLSSQAENVDVAAGPLPIKLAGATTPSSEYKAILSESERSAMLKALAARAKARRGTVYVHDTGWPSGDDYTNSLRHLWKVLDYVWVNGLRQTPPSRRPMSAFRDPTNPHCQWISAALQEFETLDPSNSVEVVYLPLINEQGADSLLIEMIQLSLLLGDSSTQAPLHKTTKALIKQRFEKAEAIVRALPKTWNGNLIDSDIAVVKAPFDLLDYYGRSNKIFFAINHSWTTPHNDLKLLFPAPMNGVLVAAAGNESPKYNAFDHRTRQSFVYRSYAYPDTIGVLNVKRDGHLDPTSSDLYADRMEDSMVVGLDGDVTGDVTGTSFSAPRFAWLLALTESRRRNEIDALVWCKCVRTLILKSRESPSKKFLLSMSDYLLNSEKDF